The Streptomyces sp. Alt3 genome has a segment encoding these proteins:
- a CDS encoding ATP-binding protein — MRHPQRPSPTPDGTEPTPVRGNLPAELSTFVGREAELAELESLLGESRLVTVVGVAGVGKTRITARVAALMEKRYCDGVWIAELSDVHDPELLVHTLVDALGLTDHTSRSPRAVLAEHCAERRLMLVIDGFEHLAGPCAELVRELLRRAPGLRVLAAGRRPLRVEGEVTFPLLPMTDDDALELFVRRACAVRPDFRLPGGDRETALELCRRLDGIPLALELAAGRLRALTTEQVLHRLDDRFRLLTGGSPCALPRHQTLRTAIGWSHELCAPEQRLLWARLSVFAGQFDLEAVEYICSGPDLPADSVLDVLDELLAQSVVLREDSAVGSRYRLLDTVREYGAEWLRATGDAGRLRRRHRDWYLGLATWCELDWFSPRQAEAAARIDSELPNLRRAMECSMESPDEVHLAQYLAGTLWFYWAGCGRLAEGRHWLDHVLEEESPYDHSRLKALWVLGYVAVLQGDPVGAVSALQECREEGERSGDATAVAYAVHRTGCLSIVADDPARAEDLLREALGRYREIGELNSNVLMAQVELGMAVAFRGDLEAATAICDEVREICEDHGERWTLAYALYVLGYAALRSGPSGRARRMLAESLSISHAFDDLLGTVLSLELLALVTATEGDAAEAAVLQGAADRIWPSVGLPLFGSVHYGRPRAECEERARAQLGDARYDVERHSGRLLDVRAAVARALRAGADDGSAPAGGDGTAPGAAPGAGAAGTGSPDGAGTAGDTRRPAASRTSGRGGPELG, encoded by the coding sequence ATGCGACACCCTCAGCGCCCCTCCCCCACGCCCGACGGCACGGAGCCCACTCCCGTACGCGGAAATCTCCCGGCGGAGCTGAGCACCTTCGTGGGACGCGAGGCCGAACTGGCCGAACTGGAATCGCTCCTGGGCGAGTCCAGGCTCGTCACCGTCGTGGGGGTCGCCGGTGTGGGCAAGACCCGTATCACCGCCCGGGTCGCCGCTCTGATGGAGAAACGGTACTGCGACGGCGTGTGGATCGCCGAGCTCTCCGACGTCCATGACCCGGAGCTTCTCGTGCACACGCTGGTCGACGCCCTGGGGCTCACCGACCACACCAGCAGGTCACCTCGCGCGGTACTGGCCGAGCACTGCGCGGAACGCCGGCTCATGCTCGTCATCGACGGTTTCGAGCATCTCGCCGGCCCGTGCGCCGAACTCGTACGGGAGCTGCTGCGCCGGGCACCCGGACTCCGGGTGCTCGCGGCCGGGCGCAGGCCCCTGCGGGTGGAGGGCGAAGTGACCTTCCCGCTGCTGCCGATGACGGACGACGACGCCCTGGAACTCTTCGTCCGGCGCGCCTGCGCGGTGCGCCCGGACTTCCGGCTGCCGGGCGGGGACCGGGAGACCGCCCTGGAGCTCTGCCGCCGGCTCGACGGCATCCCGCTGGCCCTGGAACTCGCCGCCGGGCGGCTGCGGGCCCTGACGACGGAGCAGGTGCTGCACCGTCTCGACGACCGCTTCCGGCTCCTGACCGGGGGCAGTCCCTGCGCGCTCCCCCGGCATCAGACACTGCGCACGGCCATCGGCTGGAGCCACGAGCTGTGCGCTCCAGAGCAGCGGCTGCTGTGGGCGCGGCTCTCGGTGTTCGCCGGGCAGTTCGACCTGGAGGCCGTCGAGTACATCTGCAGCGGCCCGGATCTGCCCGCCGACTCGGTGCTCGACGTGCTGGACGAACTGCTGGCGCAGTCCGTGGTGCTGCGCGAGGACTCGGCCGTCGGCAGCCGCTACCGGCTGCTGGACACCGTGCGGGAGTACGGCGCCGAGTGGCTGCGGGCGACCGGGGACGCCGGTCGGCTGCGCCGCAGACACCGGGACTGGTACCTGGGCCTGGCAACGTGGTGCGAACTCGACTGGTTCAGCCCCAGACAGGCGGAGGCCGCGGCGCGGATCGACAGCGAACTACCCAATCTCCGCCGCGCGATGGAGTGCTCGATGGAGAGCCCGGACGAGGTCCATCTCGCGCAGTACCTGGCAGGCACGCTGTGGTTCTACTGGGCGGGCTGCGGGCGCCTCGCAGAGGGCCGCCACTGGCTGGACCACGTCCTGGAGGAGGAGTCCCCCTACGACCACTCGCGACTGAAGGCCCTGTGGGTACTGGGGTACGTCGCGGTGCTTCAGGGGGACCCGGTGGGAGCGGTGTCGGCCCTGCAGGAGTGCCGCGAGGAGGGGGAACGCTCGGGGGACGCCACCGCCGTGGCCTACGCCGTCCACCGCACGGGCTGCCTCTCGATCGTCGCGGACGACCCGGCCCGGGCCGAGGACCTGCTGCGCGAGGCGCTGGGGCGCTACCGGGAGATCGGCGAGCTGAACAGCAACGTGCTGATGGCGCAGGTCGAGCTGGGCATGGCGGTGGCCTTCCGCGGCGACCTGGAAGCGGCCACGGCGATCTGCGACGAGGTCCGTGAGATCTGCGAGGACCACGGTGAGCGGTGGACCCTGGCCTACGCGCTGTACGTCCTGGGTTACGCGGCCCTGCGGTCCGGGCCGAGCGGACGGGCACGCCGGATGCTCGCGGAGTCACTGTCCATCTCCCACGCCTTTGACGACCTGTTGGGCACGGTCCTCTCCCTGGAGCTGCTGGCCCTCGTCACCGCGACGGAGGGCGACGCCGCCGAGGCCGCGGTGCTGCAGGGAGCCGCCGACCGGATCTGGCCCTCGGTGGGTCTGCCGCTGTTCGGCTCCGTCCACTACGGCAGACCGCGGGCGGAGTGCGAGGAGCGGGCGAGAGCGCAGCTCGGCGACGCCCGGTACGACGTGGAGCGGCACTCGGGCCGCCTGCTGGACGTGCGGGCCGCGGTGGCACGGGCACTCCGGGCCGGGGCGGACGACGGGTCGGCACCTGCGGGCGGTGACGGCACGGCCCCGGGGGCGGCGCCCGGTGCGGGTGCGGCCGGAACCGGGTCACCCGACGGGGCCGGGACGGCCGGGGATACGCGAAGGCCCGCCGCCTCCCGTACATCAGGGAGGGGCGGGCCCGAGCTCGGTTGA
- a CDS encoding DUF948 domain-containing protein yields MAGILVAVFWAILVSFLAVVLVRLAQTLRATTALVADVTEQAVPLLADASATLRSARTQLDKVDAIASDVQEVTSNASALSTTVASTFGGPLVKVAAFGYGVRQAIGRRTAAEPEPDRRTARRAVIVGRTVPSARDRKRNGRSSRGQKD; encoded by the coding sequence GTGGCCGGCATCCTGGTGGCTGTCTTCTGGGCGATCCTGGTTTCCTTCCTCGCCGTGGTACTGGTGAGGCTGGCCCAGACGCTCAGGGCGACCACCGCGCTGGTGGCGGACGTGACGGAGCAGGCTGTCCCGCTGCTCGCCGACGCCTCCGCCACGCTGCGTTCCGCACGGACCCAGCTGGACAAGGTCGACGCCATCGCGAGCGACGTCCAGGAGGTCACCTCCAACGCCTCCGCGCTCTCCACGACCGTCGCCTCGACCTTCGGCGGCCCGCTCGTGAAGGTCGCGGCCTTCGGCTACGGCGTGCGGCAGGCGATCGGCCGCCGCACCGCGGCGGAGCCGGAGCCCGACCGCCGCACCGCCCGCCGCGCCGTGATCGTCGGCCGAACCGTGCCGTCCGCCCGCGACAGGAAGCGGAACGGCCGAAGCTCCCGCGGACAGAAGGACTGA
- a CDS encoding DUF6167 family protein translates to MFRRTFWFTAGAAAGVWATTKVNRKIRQLTPESLAAQAADKAIEAGHKLKDFALDVREGMVRREAELGGALGIEAPADPELVAHRALPYNPNNRNEDH, encoded by the coding sequence ATGTTCCGCCGTACGTTCTGGTTCACCGCCGGCGCAGCCGCCGGCGTCTGGGCCACCACCAAGGTCAACCGCAAGATCCGGCAGCTGACCCCCGAGAGCCTCGCGGCGCAGGCCGCGGACAAGGCCATCGAAGCGGGTCACAAGCTGAAGGACTTCGCCCTCGACGTGCGTGAGGGCATGGTCAGGCGCGAGGCCGAACTGGGCGGGGCCCTCGGTATCGAGGCCCCGGCCGACCCCGAACTCGTCGCCCACCGCGCACTTCCCTACAACCCGAACAACCGGAATGAGGACCACTAA
- the alaS gene encoding alanine--tRNA ligase has protein sequence MESAEIRRRWLSFFEERGHTVVPSASLIADDPTLLLVPAGMVPFKPYFLGEVKPPAPRVTSVQKCVRTPDIEEVGKTTRHGTFFQMCGNFSFGDYFKEGAIEFAWAALTNSVEEGGFGLDPERLWITVYLDDDEAEQIWREKIGVPAERIQRLGKKDNFWSMGVPGPCGPCSEINYDRGPEFGVEGGPAVNDERYVEIWNLVFMQYERGAGDGKEDFPILGDLPSQNIDTGLGLERLAMILQGVQNMYETDTLRVVMDKATELTGVRYGADQGSDVSLRVVADHVRTSVMLIGDGVTPGNEGRGYVLRRIMRRAIRNMRLMGATGPVVRELVDVVVETMGQQYPELITDRKRIETVALAEEAAFLKALKGGTNILDTAVTETKAAGGKVLAGDKAFLLHDTWGFPIDLTLEMAAEQGLSVDEDGFRRLMKEQRDRAKADARAKKTGHADLSAYREVADNSGVTEFTGYTSTEGESKIVGLLVDGVSSPAASEGDEVEVVLDRTPFYAEGGGQLADQGRIRLDSGAVIQVRDVQQPVPGVSVHKGSVQVGEVTVGATAYAAIDNTRRRAIARAHSATHLTHQALRDALGPTAAQAGSENSPGRFRFDFGSPAAVPGTVLTDVEQKINEVLARELDVQAEVMSIDDAKKQGAIAEFGEKYGERVRVVTIGDFSKELCGGTHVRNTSQLGLVKLLGESSIGSGVRRVEALVGVDAYNFLAKEHTVVAQLQELLKGRPEELPEKISGMLGKLKDAEKEIEKFRAEKVLAAAAGLVETARDVRGVALVTGQVPDGTTADDLRKLVLDVRGRIQGGRPAVVALFTTANGRPLTVIATNEAARERGLKAGDLVRTAAKTLGGGGGGKPDVAQGGGQNPDAVGDAMAAVERLVTETA, from the coding sequence ATGGAGTCGGCTGAAATTCGCCGCCGCTGGCTGAGCTTCTTCGAGGAGCGCGGTCACACCGTCGTGCCTTCGGCGTCGCTCATCGCGGACGACCCGACTCTGCTGCTGGTCCCCGCGGGCATGGTCCCCTTCAAGCCGTACTTCCTCGGCGAGGTCAAGCCGCCCGCCCCGCGCGTCACCAGCGTGCAGAAGTGCGTCCGCACGCCGGACATCGAAGAGGTCGGCAAGACCACCCGGCACGGCACGTTCTTCCAGATGTGCGGCAACTTCTCCTTCGGCGACTACTTCAAGGAAGGCGCCATCGAGTTCGCCTGGGCGGCGCTCACGAACTCCGTGGAGGAGGGCGGCTTCGGCCTCGACCCCGAGCGTCTGTGGATCACGGTCTACCTGGACGACGACGAGGCCGAGCAGATCTGGCGCGAGAAGATCGGCGTCCCCGCCGAGCGCATCCAGCGCCTGGGCAAGAAGGACAACTTCTGGTCCATGGGCGTCCCCGGCCCCTGCGGCCCGTGCTCCGAGATCAACTACGACCGCGGCCCCGAGTTCGGCGTCGAGGGCGGCCCGGCCGTCAACGACGAGCGTTACGTGGAGATCTGGAACCTGGTCTTCATGCAGTACGAGCGGGGCGCCGGTGACGGCAAGGAGGACTTCCCGATCCTCGGCGACCTGCCGTCGCAGAACATCGACACGGGGCTCGGCCTCGAGCGGCTCGCCATGATCCTGCAGGGCGTGCAGAACATGTACGAGACCGACACCCTGCGCGTCGTCATGGACAAGGCCACCGAGCTCACCGGCGTGCGCTACGGCGCCGACCAGGGCTCCGACGTCTCGCTCCGCGTCGTCGCCGACCACGTGCGCACCTCCGTGATGCTCATCGGCGACGGCGTCACCCCCGGCAACGAGGGCCGCGGGTACGTCCTGCGCCGCATCATGCGCCGCGCCATCCGCAACATGCGGCTGATGGGCGCCACCGGTCCGGTCGTCCGTGAGCTCGTCGACGTCGTCGTCGAAACCATGGGGCAGCAGTACCCGGAGCTGATCACCGACCGCAAGCGCATCGAGACCGTCGCCCTCGCGGAGGAGGCCGCCTTCCTCAAGGCCCTCAAGGGCGGCACGAACATCCTCGACACCGCCGTGACCGAGACCAAGGCCGCCGGCGGCAAGGTCCTGGCCGGCGACAAGGCGTTCCTGCTCCACGACACCTGGGGCTTCCCGATCGACCTCACGCTGGAGATGGCCGCCGAACAGGGCCTCTCGGTCGACGAGGACGGCTTCCGCCGCCTGATGAAGGAGCAGCGGGACCGCGCCAAGGCCGACGCCAGGGCCAAGAAGACCGGTCACGCCGACCTGTCCGCCTACCGTGAGGTCGCCGACAACTCGGGCGTCACGGAGTTCACCGGCTACACCTCCACCGAGGGCGAGTCGAAGATCGTCGGGCTCCTCGTCGACGGCGTCTCCTCGCCCGCCGCCTCCGAGGGCGACGAGGTCGAGGTCGTCCTCGACCGCACCCCGTTCTACGCCGAGGGCGGCGGACAGCTCGCCGACCAGGGCCGGATCAGGCTCGACAGCGGCGCCGTCATCCAGGTCCGCGACGTACAGCAGCCGGTCCCGGGGGTCTCGGTCCACAAGGGTTCGGTCCAGGTCGGAGAGGTGACGGTCGGCGCCACCGCCTACGCCGCCATCGACAACACCCGCCGCCGCGCCATCGCCCGCGCCCACAGCGCCACGCACCTCACCCACCAGGCGCTGCGCGACGCGCTCGGCCCGACCGCCGCCCAGGCCGGTTCGGAGAACTCGCCCGGCCGCTTCCGCTTCGACTTCGGCTCGCCCGCCGCCGTCCCCGGCACGGTCCTGACCGACGTCGAGCAGAAGATCAACGAGGTCCTCGCCCGGGAACTCGACGTCCAGGCCGAGGTCATGTCCATCGACGACGCCAAGAAGCAGGGCGCCATCGCCGAGTTCGGCGAGAAGTACGGCGAGCGGGTCCGCGTCGTCACCATCGGGGACTTCTCCAAGGAGCTGTGCGGCGGCACGCACGTCCGCAACACCTCCCAGCTCGGCCTGGTGAAGCTGCTCGGTGAGTCGTCGATCGGCTCCGGTGTCCGCCGCGTCGAGGCCCTCGTCGGTGTGGACGCGTACAACTTCCTCGCCAAGGAGCACACGGTCGTCGCCCAGCTCCAGGAACTGCTCAAGGGCCGTCCCGAGGAGCTCCCCGAGAAGATCTCCGGCATGCTCGGCAAGCTCAAGGACGCCGAGAAGGAGATCGAGAAGTTCCGCGCGGAGAAGGTCCTGGCTGCCGCCGCCGGACTCGTGGAGACGGCCAGGGACGTGCGCGGTGTCGCCCTCGTCACCGGGCAGGTGCCGGACGGCACCACGGCCGACGACCTGCGCAAGCTGGTCCTGGACGTGCGCGGGCGCATCCAGGGCGGCCGCCCGGCCGTCGTGGCCCTGTTCACCACCGCCAACGGGCGTCCGCTGACGGTCATCGCCACCAACGAGGCGGCCCGCGAGCGCGGCCTCAAGGCCGGTGACCTGGTGCGCACCGCCGCCAAGACCCTCGGTGGCGGTGGCGGCGGCAAGCCGGACGTCGCCCAGGGCGGCGGCCAGAACCCGGACGCCGTCGGCGACGCCATGGCGGCCGTCGAACGCCTCGTCACCGAGACGGCGTGA
- the ruvX gene encoding Holliday junction resolvase RuvX has protein sequence MTPGMSQMRRGRRLAVDVGDARIGVASCDPDGILATPVETVPGRDVPAAHRRLGQIVEEYEPIEVIVGLPRSLGGGEGPAAAKVRAFAQVLARAVAPIPVRLLDERMTTVTATQGLRASGVKSKKGRSVIDQAAAVVILQNALESERASGTAPGEGVEVVV, from the coding sequence GTGACGCCCGGCATGTCGCAGATGCGCCGTGGACGCCGACTCGCCGTCGACGTCGGTGACGCCCGTATCGGGGTCGCCTCGTGCGACCCCGACGGGATCCTCGCCACGCCGGTGGAGACCGTGCCGGGACGTGACGTCCCGGCCGCCCACCGGCGGCTCGGGCAGATCGTCGAGGAGTACGAGCCGATCGAGGTCATCGTCGGCCTGCCCCGTTCGCTGGGCGGCGGCGAGGGCCCGGCGGCGGCGAAGGTCCGCGCCTTCGCCCAGGTGCTGGCCCGCGCCGTCGCGCCGATCCCGGTGCGCCTCCTGGACGAGAGGATGACCACAGTGACGGCCACTCAGGGGCTGCGCGCTTCGGGCGTGAAGTCCAAGAAGGGCCGGTCTGTCATCGACCAGGCTGCCGCTGTGGTGATCCTCCAGAACGCTCTGGAGTCCGAACGGGCGTCAGGCACCGCTCCGGGCGAGGGCGTCGAAGTGGTTGTCTGA
- the mltG gene encoding endolytic transglycosylase MltG → MTEYGRGPGSEPWHPEDPLYGDQGWGHQAAHGQGQYEGQQSDQGQYDGRQQHYAQDPYAQQGYQQDPYAQQQPQQDAYQQDPYQQQQQQQDPYQQQDPYAQQHQQDPYAQPQQHQQYGSPQDPYAQPQPQQPQYDGGWDTGQQATMPYVAQQQPPYGNTPGGYGDQGDHYGTPEAYPPPQPPGRREEPAQQKSPDWDPEVPQEETHPFFTGADEPADGRDSRSRSRDDAEHDEDDHDDDPRESRRGGGERRGKGKKKSRNGCACLGVAAVLVGGLGGVAYVGYSYYQNQFGAAPDYEGSGTGSVDIEIPDGAYGNEIASILKKAGVVKSVDAFISAQNGKFKGKSVQAGSYILKKEMSAESAFELLLDPKSQNGLMVTPGTRNAKVYELIDEKLDLKAGTTAEVAKTNAGSLGLPSWADNDPLIKDPLEGFLYPATYPVSKGTKPEAVLKKMVGRATVEYDKLDLEETAAKHDLDGPWQVLTVASLVQAEGKTHDDFRKMSEVIYNRLKPSNTETNQLLQFDSTFNYLKKQSKINISVSEIHKNKDPYNTYTQRGLTPGPIGNPGADALAAAKNPTADGWIYFVATDGQHKTEFAKNYEEFLKLKEKFDALE, encoded by the coding sequence ATGACTGAGTATGGCCGGGGCCCCGGCTCCGAACCGTGGCATCCCGAGGACCCCTTGTACGGGGACCAGGGATGGGGCCACCAGGCCGCCCACGGCCAGGGCCAGTACGAAGGCCAGCAGTCCGACCAGGGCCAGTACGACGGCCGGCAGCAGCACTACGCACAGGACCCGTACGCCCAGCAGGGCTACCAGCAGGACCCCTACGCACAGCAGCAGCCGCAGCAGGACGCGTACCAGCAGGACCCTTACCAGCAGCAGCAGCAGCAGCAGGACCCGTACCAGCAGCAGGACCCGTACGCACAGCAGCACCAGCAGGACCCGTACGCGCAGCCGCAGCAGCACCAGCAGTACGGGTCCCCGCAGGATCCTTACGCCCAGCCCCAGCCCCAGCAGCCGCAGTACGACGGCGGCTGGGACACGGGTCAGCAGGCGACGATGCCGTACGTGGCCCAGCAGCAGCCCCCGTACGGCAACACCCCCGGCGGCTACGGCGACCAGGGTGACCACTACGGAACCCCTGAGGCCTATCCGCCGCCGCAGCCTCCGGGGCGCCGCGAGGAGCCCGCGCAGCAGAAGAGCCCGGACTGGGATCCGGAGGTGCCGCAGGAGGAGACGCATCCTTTCTTCACCGGTGCCGACGAGCCGGCCGACGGCCGTGACTCCCGCTCCCGCTCCCGGGACGACGCCGAGCACGACGAGGACGACCACGACGACGACCCGCGCGAATCCCGCAGGGGTGGCGGTGAACGTCGCGGCAAGGGCAAGAAGAAGAGCCGCAACGGCTGCGCCTGCCTTGGCGTGGCGGCGGTCCTCGTCGGCGGACTCGGCGGAGTGGCCTATGTCGGCTACTCGTACTACCAGAACCAGTTCGGTGCGGCGCCCGACTACGAGGGCAGCGGTACGGGATCGGTCGACATCGAGATCCCCGACGGCGCTTACGGGAACGAGATCGCGAGCATTCTCAAGAAGGCCGGTGTCGTCAAATCCGTCGACGCCTTCATTTCCGCGCAGAACGGGAAGTTCAAGGGGAAATCCGTTCAGGCGGGCAGCTACATCCTCAAGAAGGAGATGTCTGCCGAGAGTGCTTTCGAGTTGTTGCTCGACCCGAAGAGCCAGAACGGGCTGATGGTGACCCCGGGTACGCGTAATGCCAAAGTCTACGAGCTGATCGACGAGAAACTGGACCTCAAGGCCGGCACGACGGCGGAGGTCGCCAAAACGAATGCGGGCAGCCTGGGCCTGCCCTCGTGGGCCGACAACGACCCGCTGATAAAGGATCCGCTGGAGGGCTTCCTCTACCCTGCCACCTATCCGGTCTCCAAGGGGACGAAGCCCGAAGCAGTACTGAAGAAAATGGTCGGCCGGGCCACGGTCGAGTACGACAAGCTCGACCTCGAAGAGACAGCCGCGAAGCACGATCTCGACGGTCCCTGGCAGGTGCTCACCGTCGCGAGCCTCGTCCAGGCGGAGGGCAAGACGCACGACGACTTCCGGAAGATGAGCGAAGTCATCTACAACCGCCTCAAGCCCAGCAATACCGAGACGAATCAGCTGCTTCAGTTCGACTCGACGTTCAATTACCTCAAGAAGCAGAGCAAGATCAACATCAGTGTGTCCGAGATCCACAAGAACAAGGATCCGTACAACACATACACCCAGCGAGGCCTCACGCCCGGTCCCATCGGCAACCCGGGCGCCGATGCCCTCGCCGCCGCGAAGAACCCGACTGCGGACGGCTGGATCTACTTCGTCGCCACCGACGGGCAGCACAAGACCGAGTTCGCCAAGAACTACGAAGAATTCTTGAAGCTCAAGGAAAAGTTCGATGCGCTCGAATGA